In one window of Zingiber officinale cultivar Zhangliang chromosome 11A, Zo_v1.1, whole genome shotgun sequence DNA:
- the LOC122032582 gene encoding protein phosphatase 2C 51-like has product MAGADEIHSKAGGAVGFSQENETVSILLKKPSSARGRRIGLRRGRSVGLEVKRSMDSPEEGSNSSPTSDRDADEGIFGIMAGGGEIRVREGQGTRLPCLSHGAVSLIGRRREMEDAVAVVPGFIGGGGPSEYDFFGVYDGHGGARVAQLCRERLHVVLAEEASAVGWPRAEGRWREVMSASFSRVDGEAEATAQAESERTMGSTAVVAVVGTKRIVVANCGDSRAVLCRGGAALPLSFDHKADRPDEMARVEAAGGRVINWEGYRVLGVLATSRSIGDYYLKPFVISEPDVTVTERTDKDEFLILASDGLWDVVSNEAACKIARQCLNGRMARMFPDAVGGSTATEAAALLAQLAVSRESEDNISVVVVQLKPLHARTSWCSN; this is encoded by the exons ATGGCGGGAGCCGACGAGATCCATTCGAAGGCCGGCGGAGCAGTGGGCTTCTCCCAAGAAAATGAAACCGTGTCCATCCTCCTCAAGAAGCCGTCGTCGGCTCGTGGTCGTCGAATCGGACTCCGTCGCGGCAGGTCTGTAGGCCTCGAGGTCAAGCGCTCCATGGATTCCCCTGAAGAGGGATCCAATTCTTCGCCAACGTCCGATCGGGATGCCGACGAAGGCATCTTCGGAATCATGGCCGGCGGCGGGGAGATCCGCGTTAGGGAGGGGCAGGGGACCCGGCTTCCTTGCCTGTCCCACGGAGCCGTTTCGTTGATCGGTCGGAGGCGCGAGATGGAGGATGCGGTCGCGGTGGTGCCGGGGTTCATCGGGGGAGGTGGGCCGTCTGAGTACGACTTCTTCGGGGTGTACGACGGGCACGGCGGCGCGAGGGTGGCACAGCTGTGCCGGGAGCGACTGCACGTGGTTCTGGCGGAGGAGGCGTCGGCCGTGGGGTGGCCCCGTGCGGAAGGCCGGTGGAGGGAGGTCATGTCGGCGAGTTTCTCAAGGGTGGACGGCGAGGCGGAGGCAACGGCGCAGGCTGAGTCGGAGAGGACAATGGGGTCGACGGCCGTTGTGGCCGTGGTGGGGACAAAGCGGATTGTGGTGGCCAACTGCGGCGACTCGAGGGCCGTGCTCTGCCGCGGTGGTGCCGCTCTTCCCCTCTCCTTCGACCACAAG GCTGATAGACCAGATGAGATGGCAAGAGTGGAGGCGGCCGGAGGGAGGGTTATCAATTGGGAAGGGTATCGCGTCTTGGGAGTTCTAGCCACTTCAAGATCTATCG GGGACTACTACCTGAAGCCATTTGTGATATCAGAACCCGACGTGACCGTGACCGAGAGGACCGACAAAGATGAGTTCCTCATATTAGCTAGCGACGGCTTATGGGACGTGGTGTCGAACGAGGCAGCGTGTAAGATTGCTAGGCAATGCCTCAATGGCCGGATGGCAAGGATGTTCCCCGATGCCGTCGGCGGCTCCACTGCCACCGAAGCAGCTGCTCTATTAGCTCAACTCGCTGTCTCCAGAGAAAGCGAAGACAACATCAGCGTGGTGGTCGTACAGCTAAAACCACTCCACGCCAGGACATCGTGGTGTTCGAATTAA
- the LOC122031793 gene encoding jasmonoyl--L-amino acid synthetase GH3.5-like produces MRVFSLESVIDEFEELTKDAGQQQRETLRKILEQNGEAEYLQKLGLGGRTDPESFKACVPLVTHSDLDPFIQRIANGDTSPILTGKPIRSISLSSGTTQGKPKLLPFTDELVQSTMQIYRTSFAFRNREYPIGNGKALQFIYSSKQVQTKGGLIATTATTNVYRTEQFKCTMKDIQSQCCSPDEVIFGSDFQQSLYCHLLCGLIYSDEVQFVFSTFAHSIVHAFRKFEDVWEELCEDIRTGVLSSRITVPSMRAAVSKLLRPSPDLADSIYNKCMMLSNWYGVIQELWPNAKYVYGIMTGSMEPYLNKLRHYAGSLPLMSADYGSSEGWIGANVNPSLPPESVTFAVLPNIGYFEFIPLEKPVGQETEISKATIHYIEGEPVGLTEVEVGKEYEIVFTNFAGLYRYRLGDVLRVAGFHNSTPELQFICRRSLVLSINIDKNTEKDLQLAVEEAAKLLAVEKLEVVDFTSHVDTSMEPGHYVIFWELSSDAATEDVLHSCCNCLDMSFVDAGYVSSRKVGAIGPLELCIVRKGTFHKIMDHYLDLGGAMSQFKTPRFVGRSNIKVLQILNRNVIECYFSTAYGI; encoded by the exons ATGAGAGTTTTCAGCCTCGAGAGCGTGATCGATGAGTTTGAAGAGCTGACAAAGGATGCTGGCCAACAGCAGAGGGAGACTCTTCGAAAAATACTCGAACAAAATGGTGAAGCAGAGTACTTGCAGAAACTAGGCCTCGGAGGAAGAACTGACCCTGAGAGCTTCAAGGCTTGTGTCCCTCTGGTCACTCACAGCGACTTAGATCCTTTTATTCAGAGGATAGCCAACGGAGATACTTCTCCCATTCTCACTGGGAAGCCTATACGTTCCATTTCACTCAG TTCTGGTACAACACAAGGAAAACCCAAGCTTTTGCCATTCACTGATGAGTTAGTTCAGTCCACAATGCAGATCTATCGAACTTCATTTGCATTCCGGAACAG AGAATATCCAATTGGCAATGGAAAAGCTCTGCAGTTCATCTATAGCAGCAAGCAGGTTCAAACTAAAGGTGGCCTCATCGCCACCACAGCTACCACCAATGTGTACCGAACCGAGCAGTTCAAGTGTACAATGAAGGATATCCAATCACAGTGTTGCAGTCCAGATGAAGTCATCTTTGGTTCTGATTTCCAGCAGTCCTTGTATTGCCACCTCCTTTGCGGGCTGATCTACTCCGATGAAGTGCAGTTTGTCTTCTCTACATTTGCACATAGCATAGTTCATGCGTTCCGGAAATTTGAGGATGTGTGGGAGGAACTTTGTGAAGATATCCGAACCGGAGTTTTATCAAGTAGAATTACTGTTCCATCGATGCGTGCAGCTGTTTCTAAGCTTTTAAGGCCCAGTCCCGATCTCGCGGACTCTATCTACAATAAATGTATGATGTTGAGCAATTGGTACGGCGTGATCCAGGAGCTTTGGCCGAATGCCAAGTACGTCTATGGCATTATGACAGGGTCCATGGAACCCTACTTGAACAAGTTAAGGCATTATGCAGGAAGCCTACCCCTCATGAGCGCCGACTATGGCTCTTCGGAAGGTTGGATTGGAGCTAATGTGAATCCTAGTTTACCGCCTGAGTCTGTGACGTTCGCCGTGCTTCCTAACATCGGCTACTTTGAATTCATCCCTCTGGAGAAGCCAGTAGGGCAGGAGACAGAGATCAGTAAGGCCACCATTCACTATATAGAAGGTGAACCAGTTGGCCTTACTGAAGTTGAAGTTGGAAAAGAGTATGAAATTGTCTTTACCAATTTTGCAG GTCTCTATAGGTACAGATTGGGAGACGTCTTAAGGGTAGCTGGCTTTCACAACAGCACACCAGAGCTCCAATTCATATGCAGAAGAAGCCTTGTGCTAAGCATCAACATCGACAAGAACACTGAGAAAGATCTGCAGTTGGCAGTTGAAGAGGCAGCCAAACTGTTGGCCGTGGAAAAGCTTGAAGTTGTGGACTTCACAAGCCATGTCGATACGTCCATGGAGCCTGGTCACTATGTGATCTTTTGGGAGCTAAGCTCTGATGCTGCGACAGAGGACGTCCTCCACAGCTGCTGCAATTGTCTGGACATGTCCTTTGTGGATGCCGGCTATGTTTCTTCGCGCAAAGTCGGTGCAATTGGACCTCTCGAGCTATGCATCGTGCGCAAAGGAACGTTCCACAAGATCATGGATCATTACCTGGATCTCGGCGGCGCAATGAGCCAGTTCAAGACACCTCGATTTGTCGGCCGGTCCAACATCAAGGTGCTGCAGATCCTGAACAGGAATGTGATCGAGTGTTACTTCAGTACTGCTTATGGCATCTGA